One Pleurocapsa sp. PCC 7327 DNA segment encodes these proteins:
- a CDS encoding DUF928 domain-containing protein — translation MSELTKLIAKPLKFFLKRINYSQAVILFTLSLLLTIIAPAAIAGYTPPPNREPPSDYSKSTGIRGCPSITILAPKTHVGQTISTHPTFAWFISDAAGQDARYSSTVKLKIAEFTADGQLKQLANPIELQIVPGIMKLPLEQLTLKVGQKYLWQVSVRCPDGSVVQRAELRVIEMPSSLKQNLATTEDSAQKADLYAQAGAWYDAIAFALEVAQNGKLGQVGSNLVLSLVRVEESQFSENSTQLEEIRQQVARLKQIAQSDR, via the coding sequence ATGAGTGAATTGACCAAACTAATAGCCAAACCCCTCAAATTTTTCCTCAAAAGAATTAACTATTCTCAGGCAGTAATTTTATTTACCCTGAGTTTATTATTAACAATAATTGCGCCAGCCGCGATTGCAGGTTACACGCCCCCTCCCAATCGGGAACCTCCGAGTGACTATTCCAAATCTACTGGAATCCGAGGTTGTCCGTCCATCACCATTCTTGCGCCAAAAACCCACGTTGGGCAAACAATTTCTACTCATCCTACTTTTGCTTGGTTTATCTCCGATGCTGCCGGGCAAGATGCTAGATACTCTTCCACTGTGAAGCTGAAAATCGCCGAGTTTACTGCTGACGGTCAACTCAAACAATTAGCCAATCCGATTGAATTACAAATTGTTCCAGGAATTATGAAATTACCTCTTGAGCAACTAACGCTAAAGGTGGGTCAAAAATATCTTTGGCAAGTTTCGGTTCGCTGTCCCGATGGAAGTGTCGTACAAAGAGCCGAATTGAGGGTGATAGAAATGCCCTCATCCCTAAAACAAAATCTGGCAACAACAGAAGATAGTGCCCAAAAAGCCGACTTATATGCTCAAGCAGGTGCCTGGTATGACGCGATCGCTTTTGCTCTCGAAGTGGCTCAAAATGGGAAATTAGGGCAGGTAGGTTCTAATCTCGTTCTATCTCTCGTACGGGTAGAAGAGTCTCAATTTAGCGAAAATTCGACTCAATTAGAAGAAATTCGGCAACAAGTAGCGCGATTAAAACAGATTGCCCAAAGCGATCGTTAG
- a CDS encoding CHAT domain-containing protein: MRILAHLAHITRKSSIYLSIALFLASLIFCLLLGKLAASQSINPEQLVQQGVELYRTQDYQGAIAQWETALSNYQTNNDRINTAIVRENLARAYGQIGQIDKAIAYWEQVVDNYRQLGDFKQVGRMLVEQAQAYIQLGQNRRAIALLCGSDWESDKCLEGTALQIARQQKDSLGQVAALGSLGEAYRRSGEYDRAISKLESASQIDPSIYTFSVLNSLGNAYVARAQSWDSRAKSASAQGQEFQTKAEEFEQQASKDYQKAWQYFQSSRQNAIAKGDNAAQMRSLLNLIQLDSRFNSSKQNDIEQALVLLERLTDSPEKANAAMVLANLAADPAQITAPLAQCPIRRQLPDAQAESLLNKALNVARTIQDPRSESFALGALGHFYECRSEYESALKLTQEALLAADQNTSNKDSTYLWEWQTGRIFNAQGKQADAIAAYQRAFAILEKIRSDILVADRDVQFDFRDAIEPIYRQLTQLRLTSTLSLPPEQKERELTLALETIDSLRLAELQNYFGNDCNLAIPQTESIQTLISQDTAVFNSIILEDSAAVLLSLPNGKKEIHWVEENGKKVDRKTLEIAIKEFRDSLVFGIEEFSYDTTQAQKLYNWAIEPFETALNSAKIETLIFVQDGIFRTIPMSALYDGKQFLVEKYAIATTPSLGLIAARSSNSQNNRALILGVTKAAKVDEQSFDALANVPREIKEIQTQFPDNKLLLDEQFNRENLEKELNQSTYQIVHVATHAQFGFIPEDTFLVTGNNNKITINELEIALRQLKEGAKSVELLALTACQTATGDERAALGLAGVAVQTGVRSALASLWSVSDDATLALVTEFYRSLVNSGVSKAEALRTAQLKLIKTQESEEITDQYSSPAFWAPFILIGDWR; this comes from the coding sequence GTGAGAATCTTGGCTCATTTGGCGCATATCACTCGCAAATCATCTATCTACTTATCCATCGCGCTTTTTTTAGCTAGCTTAATCTTTTGTTTATTGCTAGGAAAACTAGCCGCCTCTCAATCGATCAATCCCGAACAGCTAGTACAACAAGGCGTTGAACTGTATCGAACGCAAGACTATCAAGGTGCGATCGCGCAGTGGGAAACTGCTTTAAGCAACTATCAAACCAACAACGATCGCATCAATACAGCAATCGTTCGAGAAAATCTGGCACGAGCTTACGGGCAAATCGGTCAAATTGATAAAGCGATCGCATATTGGGAGCAAGTTGTTGACAACTATCGCCAGTTAGGAGATTTCAAGCAAGTCGGACGAATGCTTGTCGAACAAGCTCAGGCATATATTCAGTTAGGACAAAATAGACGAGCGATCGCGCTTTTATGCGGTTCGGATTGGGAGAGCGACAAATGCCTTGAGGGAACTGCCTTACAAATTGCCCGTCAACAAAAAGATTCGCTCGGACAAGTCGCCGCATTAGGCAGTCTCGGAGAAGCTTATCGCCGCAGTGGAGAGTACGATCGCGCGATCTCAAAGCTAGAAAGTGCCTCTCAAATCGACCCTTCTATCTATACCTTCTCAGTTCTCAATAGTTTGGGCAATGCCTATGTCGCTAGAGCGCAGTCTTGGGATAGTCGCGCGAAATCTGCATCGGCGCAAGGACAAGAATTTCAGACAAAAGCCGAGGAATTCGAGCAACAAGCAAGCAAAGATTACCAAAAAGCCTGGCAATATTTCCAGTCGAGTCGGCAAAATGCGATCGCCAAAGGAGACAATGCCGCACAAATGCGATCGTTGCTCAATTTAATTCAGCTTGATTCTCGCTTCAATTCAAGCAAGCAAAATGACATCGAACAAGCGCTAGTTTTACTGGAGCGATTAACGGATTCTCCCGAAAAAGCGAATGCAGCAATGGTTTTAGCCAATCTAGCTGCCGATCCCGCACAGATTACCGCACCCTTAGCCCAATGTCCCATTCGACGACAACTGCCCGACGCACAAGCCGAAAGCTTGCTCAATAAAGCTTTGAATGTTGCTCGCACCATTCAAGATCCGCGTTCCGAATCTTTTGCATTAGGCGCTCTAGGACATTTTTACGAATGTCGCTCTGAATACGAATCAGCCTTAAAACTCACTCAAGAGGCACTCTTAGCCGCCGACCAAAATACTAGCAATAAAGATAGCACCTATTTATGGGAATGGCAGACGGGAAGAATTTTTAACGCACAGGGAAAACAAGCGGATGCGATCGCAGCTTATCAAAGAGCCTTTGCTATTTTAGAAAAAATTCGCAGTGATATTTTAGTAGCCGATCGCGATGTACAATTTGACTTTCGAGACGCGATCGAACCCATTTACCGTCAGCTAACGCAATTAAGATTAACTTCCACATTATCTCTCCCTCCCGAACAAAAAGAGCGAGAATTAACGCTTGCACTAGAAACGATTGATTCTCTTAGATTAGCAGAACTCCAAAATTACTTTGGCAATGATTGTAATTTAGCGATTCCTCAAACTGAATCAATTCAAACGCTGATTTCTCAAGATACTGCTGTTTTTAATTCAATTATTTTAGAAGATAGTGCCGCAGTTTTACTGAGTTTACCGAATGGCAAAAAGGAAATTCATTGGGTGGAAGAAAATGGGAAAAAGGTTGACCGGAAAACGCTTGAAATAGCCATTAAAGAGTTTCGCGATAGCTTAGTATTTGGAATCGAAGAATTTAGTTACGATACAACTCAAGCTCAGAAACTCTATAACTGGGCGATCGAACCTTTTGAAACCGCACTCAACTCAGCCAAGATCGAAACACTAATTTTTGTTCAAGATGGAATTTTCCGCACAATTCCCATGTCTGCTCTTTACGATGGCAAACAATTTTTAGTAGAAAAGTATGCGATTGCCACTACTCCAAGCCTGGGTTTAATCGCAGCTCGATCGTCAAACTCTCAAAACAATCGCGCCTTAATTTTAGGAGTGACAAAAGCGGCTAAAGTTGACGAGCAATCCTTCGATGCTTTAGCAAATGTTCCCAGAGAAATTAAAGAAATTCAAACTCAATTTCCCGATAACAAATTACTCCTCGACGAACAATTCAATCGCGAGAATTTAGAAAAAGAACTCAACCAATCTACTTATCAAATCGTTCATGTCGCTACCCACGCTCAATTTGGCTTCATTCCAGAAGATACATTTTTAGTAACGGGAAATAATAACAAAATCACCATTAACGAACTAGAAATTGCCCTTCGTCAACTCAAGGAAGGCGCTAAGTCTGTAGAACTACTTGCTCTGACTGCTTGCCAAACCGCGACGGGAGACGAACGGGCAGCCCTTGGTTTAGCAGGTGTTGCCGTGCAAACAGGTGTTAGAAGCGCTTTAGCCTCCTTGTGGTCAGTGTCCGACGACGCAACGCTAGCGTTAGTGACGGAGTTTTATCGGAGCTTGGTTAACTCAGGAGTCAGTAAAGCCGAAGCCTTGCGAACCGCTCAATTAAAACTGATTAAGACACAAGAAAGCGAGGAAATCACCGACCAATATAGCAGTCCGGCTTTTTGGGCACCGTTTATTTTAATTGGAGATTGGAGGTAA
- a CDS encoding filamentous hemagglutinin N-terminal domain-containing protein produces the protein MKRNLGTVAFTWLGSLAVSGILTFNCDRAIAQIIPDNTLGNESSVVNPIDQQNERIDGGATRGENLFHSFQEFNVGEGKGVYFANPGGITNILSRVTGGNPSHILGRLGVLGGANLFLLNTNGILFGSNASLDISGSFVATTADGIQLGENGFFSATEPQKSRLLSVSPGVAFFEQAANTPGVIVNRGNLAVGKDLTLSAGNLDLQGQLLAGGNLTLKALDAVKIRDSALNPFVAAAKGDLIVQGNQKVDIFALNHPASGLFSGRDLVLRSANTVGGDAHFWSGGNFRIEQLDGNLGDLYSPHDPVIRSLGDVSFNIYRGASLHILAGGSVNIGTVIITGADAGTEGVDFLQETVQLSNGTEISINGGIQPTVDIRAGIKPEKIGSAGIIGFNSFTDFFINNFFLPETPTLTTSPTSADITIGSVTMTAPDGLIFITNQYQPNNALVGGTIKPGNLATGDFQGQFSGNSGSIVVDSRKNITLTNSFIDSSSNSSDAGSITLIANKAISLTDGALIGNITSGQGNAGDINIQAETLSLNNGASIATGTGETSEGNGGNLTINASESVQLVGGTGDGQNSSSLLTSSLGQGNGGDVTINTRQLLVKDGAFISTSTGETSEGNGGNLTINASESVQLSGTGITNFGQQSSFLTAGTRGKGNAGDITLATRQLLLKDGASISTTTLRDGNAGNLIVNASESVQLSGTGITNFGQQSSFLTAGTGGKGNAGDITLATRQLLLKDGASISTTTLGEGQGGDLNVNASESVQVIGISPFIVRLDNGEEVQLISSLTTGTLGKERAGDLSITTEQLLVKDGAFISTSTGGEGNAGKLTVNASESVQLIGAGTTINGQSPSKLNTKTVGKGKAGELTINTGQLLVQDGAGIVADTISEGEGGNLTVNASDSVQLIGTSRDGETSSNLSTAAGKTGNAGNINLTTRQLLLQDGGVISTSTLGEGSAGNLMINASDSVQLIGTSANGTLSGLLITITLGKGNAGDLNLTTAQLFLQNGAEITTETQGEGNAGNLTVNASELVKLSGFRARDGKPTLLTTETQGSGNAGILNVTTEQLLIEDGASISAATTSSSTGKGGNVNLQTSSLTLINNAQISALSQGQNNAGTITINAKDAIALTNSDITTSSDRASGGAINLTAQDIGLRGDSDIRTNVASGTGGGGDITLSANSILAYDDSDILAFARDGRGGNITLATPVFFGSRFQSAPEGTDPNTLDGNDRVDINASGAVAGAINLPDLTFLQNSITELPENVIDPESLIANSCVVPNRKQAGTFIFTGSGGLPVRPGDASISSYPTGEVRTVPNNESGKDSWQIGDPIVEAQGVYRLPNGRYLMSRQCSR, from the coding sequence ATGAAGAGAAATTTGGGTACCGTAGCTTTTACCTGGTTAGGTAGTCTGGCAGTTAGTGGCATATTAACCTTTAACTGCGATCGCGCGATCGCTCAAATCATCCCAGATAATACTTTGGGAAATGAAAGTTCTGTCGTTAATCCAATCGACCAACAAAACGAACGCATAGATGGCGGCGCAACTCGCGGAGAAAATCTCTTTCACAGCTTTCAAGAATTTAACGTCGGCGAAGGGAAAGGCGTTTATTTTGCCAACCCAGGGGGAATTACCAACATCCTCTCTCGCGTCACTGGAGGCAATCCTTCCCACATTCTCGGTAGATTAGGAGTATTAGGAGGAGCGAATTTATTTTTGCTCAATACCAATGGAATATTATTCGGTTCTAATGCCAGTTTAGATATTTCCGGCTCATTTGTTGCTACTACGGCAGATGGTATCCAACTTGGAGAAAATGGATTTTTTAGTGCCACTGAACCGCAAAAGAGTCGTTTACTCTCTGTCAGTCCTGGAGTAGCATTTTTCGAGCAAGCTGCTAATACGCCTGGGGTAATTGTTAATCGAGGAAATTTAGCAGTAGGTAAAGATTTGACTCTCTCGGCAGGAAATTTAGATTTACAAGGTCAATTGTTAGCTGGGGGGAATTTAACGCTGAAAGCATTGGATGCAGTAAAGATACGCGATAGTGCCCTCAATCCATTTGTTGCCGCAGCGAAAGGAGATTTAATCGTTCAAGGAAATCAAAAGGTTGATATCTTTGCCTTGAATCATCCGGCGAGTGGTTTGTTTTCTGGCAGAGATTTGGTGTTGCGGAGTGCCAATACAGTAGGCGGCGATGCACATTTTTGGAGTGGGGGGAATTTTCGCATTGAGCAGTTAGATGGAAATTTAGGGGATTTGTATAGTCCTCATGACCCCGTGATTCGCTCTCTTGGCGATGTCAGTTTTAATATTTACAGAGGCGCTTCCTTGCATATCTTAGCAGGAGGTTCGGTAAATATTGGTACTGTCATTATTACTGGAGCGGATGCAGGTACAGAAGGGGTTGATTTTCTTCAGGAAACGGTTCAGTTATCTAATGGCACCGAAATATCGATTAATGGTGGCATTCAACCGACTGTAGATATTCGCGCGGGGATAAAACCAGAAAAGATTGGTAGCGCTGGTATTATAGGGTTTAACTCCTTCACAGACTTTTTTATTAATAACTTCTTCTTACCTGAAACACCAACTCTTACTACTTCTCCAACAAGTGCAGATATCACTATTGGTAGCGTTACCATGACTGCTCCCGATGGGTTAATTTTTATCACTAATCAGTATCAACCTAATAACGCGTTGGTAGGTGGAACGATTAAGCCTGGAAATCTAGCTACAGGGGATTTTCAGGGACAATTTTCTGGCAATAGTGGCTCAATTGTAGTTGACTCAAGAAAGAATATTACGCTCACTAACAGTTTTATTGACTCTTCTTCTAATTCTAGTGATGCTGGTAGTATTACCCTGATTGCCAATAAAGCGATTTCTCTTACTGATGGTGCCCTTATAGGTAATATCACGTCAGGACAAGGTAATGCTGGAGATATTAATATTCAAGCTGAAACACTCTCTTTAAATAATGGAGCATCTATAGCAACTGGGACTGGAGAAACAAGTGAAGGAAATGGAGGGAATTTGACTATCAATGCTTCCGAATCGGTACAACTGGTTGGTGGTACTGGCGATGGTCAAAATTCGAGCAGCTTACTCACCAGCAGTTTGGGACAAGGAAACGGAGGAGATGTAACGATTAATACTCGACAATTGCTAGTAAAAGATGGAGCATTTATATCAACTAGCACTGGAGAAACAAGTGAAGGAAATGGAGGGAATTTGACTATCAATGCGTCTGAGTCGGTACAACTGAGTGGTACTGGTATTACTAACTTTGGTCAACAGTCAAGTTTTTTGACTGCTGGCACTAGAGGAAAAGGAAATGCTGGAGATATAACCCTTGCTACTAGACAACTGTTGTTAAAAGACGGAGCATCCATATCAACTACCACATTAAGGGATGGGAATGCTGGAAATTTGATCGTTAATGCGTCTGAGTCGGTACAACTGAGTGGTACTGGTATTACTAACTTTGGTCAACAGTCAAGTTTTTTGACTGCTGGCACTGGAGGAAAAGGAAATGCTGGAGATATAACCCTTGCTACTAGACAACTGTTGTTAAAAGACGGGGCATCTATATCAACCACCACATTAGGCGAAGGACAGGGAGGAGATCTGAATGTCAATGCCTCCGAATCGGTTCAAGTCATTGGAATTAGCCCTTTTATAGTACGTCTTGACAATGGTGAAGAAGTTCAACTCATTAGTTCCTTGACCACCGGAACTCTAGGAAAAGAACGAGCGGGAGATTTGTCTATTACTACAGAGCAGTTACTGGTCAAAGACGGAGCATTTATATCTACTAGCACTGGAGGGGAAGGGAATGCAGGTAAGTTAACAGTCAATGCTTCTGAATCGGTACAACTGATCGGCGCTGGTACCACTATCAATGGTCAATCACCGAGTAAGTTGAACACTAAAACTGTTGGAAAAGGGAAGGCAGGAGAGTTGACCATAAATACTGGTCAGTTGCTCGTTCAAGATGGGGCAGGCATTGTTGCTGATACTATTAGCGAAGGAGAGGGAGGAAATTTGACAGTTAATGCCTCCGACTCAGTGCAATTAATTGGAACTTCTCGTGATGGTGAGACTTCCAGTAACTTAAGCACTGCTGCTGGGAAAACAGGAAACGCAGGGAATATAAACCTAACTACTAGACAATTGCTACTTCAAGATGGAGGAGTCATTTCAACCTCTACTTTAGGAGAAGGGAGTGCAGGCAATTTAATGATTAATGCTTCTGACTCTGTGCAACTAATTGGGACTTCAGCTAATGGTACGCTTAGTGGTTTGTTGATAACTATCACTTTAGGAAAAGGAAATGCAGGAGATTTAAACCTCACTACCGCTCAATTATTTCTTCAAAATGGAGCTGAAATCACGACAGAAACCCAAGGGGAAGGAAACGCGGGAAATTTGACAGTGAATGCTTCCGAATTAGTTAAACTAAGCGGTTTCAGAGCTAGAGATGGAAAGCCTACTCTTTTAACCACTGAAACCCAAGGTTCGGGAAATGCAGGTATCTTAAATGTTACTACCGAACAATTGCTAATTGAAGATGGAGCCAGTATCTCAGCTGCTACCACATCTAGCTCTACAGGAAAAGGCGGAAATGTTAACCTTCAAACTAGCTCTCTAACTCTAATTAATAACGCTCAAATTAGTGCCCTTTCCCAAGGACAAAATAATGCAGGCACGATTACGATTAATGCTAAAGATGCGATCGCGCTAACCAATAGCGACATTACCACATCAAGCGATCGCGCTTCAGGTGGTGCGATTAATCTTACCGCTCAAGATATTGGCCTTCGCGGAGACAGCGATATCCGAACTAACGTTGCTAGCGGTACGGGTGGCGGCGGCGATATCACTTTGAGTGCTAATTCGATTTTGGCTTACGACGATAGCGATATTCTTGCCTTTGCTCGCGATGGCAGGGGAGGCAACATTACTCTCGCTACTCCGGTTTTCTTCGGTTCTCGCTTCCAAAGCGCACCCGAAGGCACTGACCCAAATACGCTAGATGGTAACGATCGCGTCGATATCAATGCTAGTGGTGCCGTTGCTGGAGCCATTAACTTACCCGATCTCACCTTTCTTCAAAATAGCATTACAGAATTACCAGAAAATGTCATCGATCCTGAAAGTTTAATTGCCAATAGTTGCGTAGTGCCAAACCGAAAGCAAGCAGGGACTTTCATCTTTACGGGTTCGGGTGGCTTACCCGTCCGTCCCGGAGATGCTTCGATTTCGTCCTATCCAACGGGAGAAGTGCGGACTGTTCCCAACAATGAATCAGGGAAAGATTCTTGGCAAATTGGCGATCCCATTGTCGAAGCGCAAGGCGTGTATCGACTTCCCAACGGACGTTACCTTATGAGTCGCCAGTGTTCTAGATAG
- a CDS encoding S8 family peptidase: MVYSSSNGYGFVNAAAAVAAAIGQAPFPNVEDPYYPDGSVYGEDWGINMVNAPEAWLQGYTGQGVTVAVLDTGVDLNHPDLASNIWTNIDEIADNGFDDDGNGYVDDVYGWNFFYGSNNTWDANGHGTHVAGTIAAVDNEYGTTGVAPNAKIMPIQVLPDTNGEQERYSDTLTQGIYYAVNNGARVLNLSLGSRNRFSANEQAAIEYASQQGCIVVMAAGNGDEYGNPYPTPIFPAYLASNWGVAVGAVDSSYYQYYDRAGDNPLVYVTAPGVGIYSTAPDEYVFGGYQYLDGTSMATPHVAGVVALMLSANPNLTDADVRNILATTSSNSLLSSLSSLDTPIYGFENTSQSGTHVYVGSEERQSILQNCPNFDEDGFAFPVGVAPGDDLVPLYRSQNASVPQTYPYVGEAERQNILQNNPNFVEEDLAFYAYGAGSNLGAPIDRFQNPLVPGTYFYANEAERQSLLANPSHVEADLAFEVGI; the protein is encoded by the coding sequence ATGGTCTATAGTAGCAGTAATGGTTATGGATTCGTCAATGCTGCTGCCGCCGTAGCCGCCGCGATCGGTCAAGCCCCCTTTCCTAACGTTGAAGATCCATATTATCCCGACGGCAGCGTCTACGGTGAGGATTGGGGCATTAATATGGTTAACGCCCCGGAAGCATGGTTGCAAGGATATACGGGTCAGGGAGTTACAGTAGCCGTTCTTGATACTGGGGTCGATCTTAACCATCCCGACCTAGCAAGCAACATCTGGACAAATATCGATGAAATTGCCGATAACGGCTTCGATGACGACGGGAATGGTTACGTCGATGACGTTTACGGCTGGAACTTTTTTTATGGTAGTAACAACACATGGGACGCAAACGGACACGGGACTCACGTCGCAGGAACGATCGCGGCTGTGGATAATGAGTACGGCACGACTGGGGTTGCTCCCAATGCCAAAATTATGCCTATTCAAGTTCTTCCTGATACTAACGGCGAACAAGAAAGATATTCAGACACGTTAACCCAAGGCATTTATTATGCTGTCAATAATGGAGCGAGGGTGCTGAACCTCAGTCTGGGCTCGCGTAATCGCTTTAGTGCTAATGAACAAGCTGCCATTGAATATGCGAGTCAACAAGGATGCATTGTCGTGATGGCGGCTGGTAACGGTGATGAATATGGTAATCCTTACCCCACGCCAATATTTCCTGCCTATTTGGCTAGCAATTGGGGTGTGGCTGTTGGGGCAGTCGATAGTTCGTACTACCAATACTACGATCGCGCGGGAGACAACCCGCTCGTCTATGTCACTGCACCAGGAGTCGGTATTTATTCTACCGCTCCTGATGAATACGTTTTCGGGGGCTACCAGTACCTAGACGGCACGTCAATGGCAACGCCTCACGTAGCAGGTGTCGTCGCTCTCATGCTCTCTGCTAATCCCAATTTAACCGATGCCGATGTACGCAATATTCTTGCTACGACTTCATCGAATTCATTGCTTTCATCTTTGTCGTCACTCGACACCCCTATCTATGGATTTGAGAACACAAGCCAATCAGGAACCCATGTTTATGTTGGTTCAGAGGAACGCCAGAGTATCTTACAAAACTGCCCCAACTTTGATGAAGATGGTTTTGCTTTTCCTGTTGGTGTCGCTCCCGGCGATGACTTAGTACCTTTGTATCGTTCCCAAAACGCTAGCGTACCGCAAACCTATCCCTACGTTGGTGAAGCAGAACGTCAAAATATCTTGCAAAACAATCCGAATTTTGTCGAAGAAGATCTTGCTTTTTACGCTTACGGGGCAGGCTCTAACCTGGGTGCGCCAATCGATCGTTTCCAAAATCCCCTTGTACCAGGCACGTATTTTTATGCCAACGAAGCGGAACGCCAGTCTCTTCTCGCTAACCCTAGCCATGTCGAAGCAGATCTTGCTTTTGAAGTTGGAATTTAG
- the hpsP gene encoding hormogonium polysaccharide biosynthesis glycosyltransferase HpsP — translation MKILQIIPSISLVYGGPSQMVQGLSAALAAEGIDVTILTTNANGDAGQPSLDVPIGKPIPQDGYQIIYFPCSPFRRYKFSLGLLRWLAKDARDYDLVHIHALFSPVCTAAATIARSQNLPYILRPLGTLDPLDLRKKKQLKQLYGLLLERPNIAGAAGIHFTTQEECKISERFGIQTKDLVIPLGVSLPENLPSLGQARQQFGIPDDLPLLLFMSRIDPKKGLDLLVPALEALLKEGLPFYFVLAGSNPQDPDYEKQIRESVRASELSSCSTVTGFVAGDFKLALLQDADIFVLPSYYENFGLAVAEAMAAGVPVVISDRVYIWQDVRDAGAGWICSTEVESLTETLRSALESVEERKLRGSNARKLVIERYSWSAIAKQTIAVYQSIIS, via the coding sequence ATGAAAATTCTCCAAATTATCCCGTCTATTTCTCTTGTCTATGGCGGTCCTAGTCAAATGGTGCAAGGACTCTCGGCGGCACTAGCGGCTGAAGGAATCGACGTTACCATTCTCACGACGAACGCGAATGGAGACGCGGGTCAACCTTCCCTCGATGTCCCGATTGGCAAACCTATCCCTCAAGACGGCTATCAAATCATTTATTTTCCCTGTTCTCCTTTCCGTCGCTATAAGTTTTCCCTCGGTTTATTGCGCTGGTTAGCTAAGGACGCGCGCGATTACGATTTAGTGCACATTCATGCCCTATTTTCTCCCGTCTGCACGGCAGCAGCAACGATCGCGCGATCGCAAAATCTGCCCTATATTTTACGCCCGCTGGGAACGCTCGACCCGTTAGATTTACGCAAAAAAAAGCAATTGAAGCAACTCTATGGATTGCTCTTGGAAAGACCCAATATCGCGGGGGCAGCTGGAATTCATTTTACTACTCAAGAAGAATGTAAAATCTCCGAACGCTTTGGCATTCAAACAAAAGATTTAGTCATTCCTTTAGGAGTAAGCCTGCCCGAAAATTTGCCTTCTTTGGGACAAGCACGGCAGCAATTTGGCATTCCTGACGATCTCCCCCTACTGTTGTTCATGTCTCGCATCGATCCTAAAAAAGGCTTAGATTTGCTCGTTCCAGCTTTGGAAGCGCTTTTAAAAGAAGGATTGCCGTTTTATTTTGTACTGGCGGGGTCGAATCCTCAGGATCCAGATTACGAGAAACAGATCCGAGAAAGCGTACGAGCTTCCGAACTGTCAAGCTGTAGCACAGTTACAGGTTTTGTTGCAGGAGATTTTAAGTTAGCACTCTTACAAGATGCGGATATTTTCGTTTTGCCTTCTTACTATGAAAATTTTGGTCTGGCAGTGGCTGAGGCGATGGCGGCGGGAGTGCCAGTGGTGATTTCGGATCGCGTTTATATTTGGCAAGACGTGCGGGATGCTGGTGCGGGATGGATCTGTTCGACTGAGGTTGAATCTTTGACCGAAACGCTGAGGTCGGCTTTAGAATCGGTTGAGGAAAGAAAACTTCGAGGTTCCAACGCTCGTAAATTAGTCATAGAGCGCTATAGCTGGAGTGCGATCGCCAAACAAACCATTGCAGTCTATCAGTCTATTATCAGCTAG
- a CDS encoding sulfotransferase has product MDNNKIKVLYISGWGRSGSTILARILGQIDGFFHGGELRTIWVDGLKPNGLCGCGVLVRECSVWKAICDRAFGGIDKIDPPEITRLQRSSEPRTQEALLARFLPNVRSKLKSRLENYHAILDKLYRAIHEVTGSRVIVDDSNHPGYAYTLSMMPGIDLYIVHLIRDPRATAYSWSQRQKKGLGTYTIRDNSLGWNIRNLVTESLSRTVSGKYLRLFYEDFAAKPKLAIQQILNLLEEQPSQLPFVSENEVRLGISHSVFGNPNRTDNGTVTIKLDDEWKKKLDKSDRTTVTTLTFPLLLKYGYFGVMGDR; this is encoded by the coding sequence ATGGATAACAATAAGATAAAGGTTCTCTATATTTCAGGATGGGGACGCAGTGGCAGCACTATATTAGCCAGAATCTTAGGGCAAATTGACGGTTTTTTCCATGGTGGCGAATTGCGAACGATTTGGGTAGATGGACTAAAACCGAATGGCTTGTGTGGGTGCGGTGTTTTAGTGCGAGAATGTTCGGTTTGGAAGGCAATTTGCGATCGCGCTTTTGGGGGGATCGATAAAATCGACCCTCCAGAAATCACTCGCTTGCAGCGCAGCAGCGAACCTCGCACCCAAGAAGCTTTACTAGCTAGATTTCTTCCCAATGTTCGCTCAAAATTAAAGTCGCGTTTAGAAAACTATCACGCTATTTTAGATAAACTTTATCGCGCCATTCATGAAGTAACTGGTAGTCGAGTTATCGTTGACGATTCCAACCATCCCGGCTATGCTTATACGCTGTCAATGATGCCAGGAATCGATCTCTACATCGTTCATTTAATTCGAGACCCTCGCGCCACTGCCTATTCTTGGTCGCAGCGCCAGAAAAAAGGATTGGGAACTTACACAATTCGCGATAACTCTCTCGGTTGGAATATCCGAAATCTCGTGACTGAATCGCTTTCTAGAACGGTTTCGGGAAAATATTTGAGACTTTTTTATGAAGATTTTGCCGCTAAACCTAAGCTAGCAATTCAACAAATCCTAAATCTGCTAGAAGAGCAACCTTCGCAACTGCCATTCGTATCGGAAAATGAGGTTCGACTGGGTATTAGTCACAGCGTATTCGGCAATCCCAATCGAACCGACAACGGAACTGTCACGATAAAGCTAGATGATGAGTGGAAGAAAAAGTTAGATAAATCGGATCGAACAACCGTGACAACTCTAACCTTTCCTTTGCTGCTCAAGTACGGATATTTTGGGGTTATGGGGGATAGGTAA